A window from Streptomyces genisteinicus encodes these proteins:
- a CDS encoding discoidin domain-containing protein gives MPVGIPLAPPPRRRRSFPGRRGIAGAVAAALAGSLLALVPATTAHAAPTLLSQGRTATASSTEGPAFAASAAFDGNLTGTRWASSWQDAQWLQVDLGKSATLSHAVLTWEGAYGKSYQIQSSENGTDWRTVTSVGAGDGGTDEVALSGTGRYIRMNGLTRATGYGFSLWEFQVYGSTEGGGGPTLPGGGDLGPNVHVFDPSTPGIQAKLDQVFQQQESAQFGSGRHAFLFKPGTYNNLNAQIGFYTQIAGLGLRPGDTTINGDVTVDAGWFNGNATQNFWRGAEGLTLNPVNGTNRWAVSQAASFRRMHVKGGLNLAPNGYGWASGGYIADSVIDGQVGNYSQQQWYTRDSSIGGWSNSVWNQTFSGVQGAPANAFPEPRYTTLDTTPISREKPYLYLDGNEYKVFAPAKRTNARGTTWAGGTPQGESIPLSQFYVVKPGATAATINQALAQGLHLLFTPGVYHVDRAIEVNRANTIVLGLGLATIIPDNGVTAMKVADVDGVRLAGFLIDAGPVNSPTLLEIGPQGAGADHAANPTTVQDVYIRIGGAHVGKATTSMVVNSDDTIIDHTWVWRADHGEGWGWETNRADYGVRVNGDDVLATGLFVEHFNKYDVEWYGERGRTIFYQNEKAYDAPNQAAIQNGSTKGYAAYRVDDSVNTHEAWGLGSYCNYNVDPTIVQDHGFKAPVKPGVKFHSLLVVSLGGMGHYNHVINSTGASTIPAGTSTVPSTLVSFP, from the coding sequence ATGCCCGTTGGCATCCCCCTTGCACCACCACCCCGCAGGCGCCGTTCGTTTCCGGGCCGCCGAGGCATCGCCGGGGCGGTCGCCGCCGCCCTGGCCGGGAGCCTGCTCGCGCTGGTGCCCGCCACGACGGCACACGCCGCCCCCACCCTGCTCTCCCAGGGCAGGACGGCCACCGCCTCCTCCACCGAGGGCCCCGCCTTCGCCGCGAGCGCCGCGTTCGACGGCAACCTCACGGGCACCCGCTGGGCCAGCTCGTGGCAGGACGCCCAGTGGCTCCAGGTCGACCTCGGCAAGAGCGCCACGCTCAGCCACGCCGTCCTGACCTGGGAGGGGGCCTACGGCAAGAGCTACCAGATCCAGTCCTCGGAGAACGGCACCGACTGGCGCACCGTCACCTCCGTCGGCGCCGGCGACGGGGGCACCGACGAGGTCGCCCTGTCCGGGACCGGCCGCTACATCCGTATGAACGGCCTCACCCGGGCCACCGGGTACGGCTTCTCGCTCTGGGAGTTCCAGGTGTACGGCTCCACCGAGGGCGGTGGCGGTCCGACCCTTCCCGGCGGCGGCGACCTGGGCCCCAACGTGCACGTCTTCGATCCGTCCACACCCGGCATCCAGGCCAAGCTGGACCAGGTGTTCCAGCAGCAGGAGTCGGCCCAGTTCGGCTCCGGCCGGCACGCCTTCCTCTTCAAGCCGGGCACGTACAACAACCTCAACGCGCAGATCGGCTTCTACACCCAGATAGCCGGCCTCGGGCTGCGGCCCGGTGACACCACCATCAACGGCGACGTGACCGTCGACGCCGGCTGGTTCAACGGCAACGCGACCCAGAACTTCTGGCGCGGCGCCGAGGGCCTGACCCTCAACCCGGTCAACGGCACCAACCGGTGGGCGGTCTCGCAGGCGGCCTCCTTCCGCCGGATGCACGTCAAGGGCGGCCTCAACCTCGCCCCGAACGGCTACGGCTGGGCCAGCGGCGGCTACATCGCCGACTCCGTGATCGACGGCCAGGTCGGCAACTACTCGCAGCAGCAGTGGTACACCCGCGACAGCTCCATCGGCGGCTGGTCCAACAGCGTCTGGAACCAGACGTTCTCGGGCGTCCAGGGCGCACCCGCCAACGCGTTCCCCGAGCCCCGCTACACCACGCTCGACACCACGCCGATCTCCCGCGAGAAGCCCTACCTCTACCTCGACGGCAACGAGTACAAGGTGTTCGCGCCCGCCAAGCGGACCAACGCCCGCGGCACCACATGGGCCGGCGGCACACCGCAGGGCGAATCGATCCCGCTCAGCCAGTTCTACGTCGTCAAGCCGGGTGCCACCGCCGCCACCATCAACCAGGCGCTGGCCCAGGGCCTGCACCTGCTGTTCACCCCGGGCGTCTACCACGTCGACCGGGCCATCGAGGTGAACCGCGCCAACACCATCGTGCTCGGCCTCGGCCTCGCCACGATCATCCCGGACAACGGCGTCACCGCGATGAAGGTCGCCGACGTCGACGGCGTCCGGCTCGCCGGCTTCCTGATCGACGCCGGGCCGGTCAACTCGCCCACCCTGCTGGAGATCGGTCCGCAGGGGGCCGGCGCGGACCACGCCGCCAACCCCACCACCGTGCAGGACGTGTACATCCGCATCGGCGGGGCGCATGTCGGCAAGGCCACCACCAGCATGGTCGTCAACAGCGACGACACGATCATCGACCACACCTGGGTCTGGCGTGCCGACCACGGCGAGGGCTGGGGCTGGGAGACCAACCGCGCCGACTACGGCGTCCGCGTCAACGGCGACGACGTGCTCGCCACCGGCCTGTTCGTCGAGCACTTCAACAAGTACGACGTCGAGTGGTACGGCGAACGCGGACGCACGATCTTCTACCAGAACGAGAAGGCGTACGACGCCCCCAACCAGGCCGCGATCCAGAACGGCTCCACGAAGGGGTACGCCGCCTACCGGGTCGACGACTCCGTGAACACCCACGAGGCATGGGGCCTCGGCAGCTACTGCAACTACAACGTGGACCCGACCATCGTCCAGGACCACGGCTTCAAGGCGCCCGTGAAGCCGGGCGTGAAGTTCCACAGCCTCCTGGTGGTCTCCCTCGGCGGGATGGGCCACTACAACCACGTCATCAACAGCACCGGGGCCTCGACCATCCCCGCCGGAACCTCGACCGTGCCCTCCACCCTCGTCTCGTTCCCCTGA
- a CDS encoding LacI family DNA-binding transcriptional regulator yields MSRTGPTLEDVARRAGVSRATVSRVVNGIRNVDPDIQELVRHAIEQTGYRPNRAARSLVTQRTETVALIISGAGDTFASRVFADPFFGRVVSGVFGYLRSHAMHPVLLVAESDAAREQVVDYLSQDSADGALVVSIQACDPLPQMLVAARIPVVLFARPGPADDVSHVDLAHAEGARLAAEHLLARGCRRIATISAPQSIPAARDRLDGFRAALAAAGVDDVPSAEGNFTLDSGAAAMAELLDCCPDVDGVFAANDLMAQGACQVLRERGRRIPDDVAVVGFDDSSVATTCRPPLTTVRQPVEKMAGAMARLLSEHIQGTRTRPASVIFDAELVVRESA; encoded by the coding sequence ATGAGCAGAACGGGCCCGACGCTGGAGGACGTGGCGCGGCGGGCGGGAGTGTCGCGGGCGACGGTGTCCCGGGTCGTCAACGGCATCCGCAATGTGGACCCCGACATCCAGGAGCTCGTACGCCATGCGATCGAGCAGACGGGTTACCGGCCCAACCGTGCCGCCAGGTCGCTCGTCACCCAGCGGACGGAGACGGTCGCGCTGATCATCTCCGGCGCTGGTGACACGTTCGCCTCGCGCGTCTTCGCCGACCCGTTCTTCGGCCGGGTGGTGAGCGGTGTCTTCGGGTACCTGCGCTCCCACGCGATGCATCCGGTGCTCCTCGTCGCCGAGTCCGACGCCGCACGGGAGCAGGTCGTCGACTACCTGAGCCAGGACAGCGCGGACGGTGCGCTGGTGGTGTCGATCCAGGCCTGCGATCCCCTGCCGCAGATGCTGGTCGCCGCTCGGATACCCGTGGTGCTCTTCGCCCGCCCCGGACCTGCCGACGACGTCAGTCACGTCGACCTCGCGCATGCCGAAGGGGCCCGGCTGGCCGCCGAGCACCTCCTGGCCAGGGGGTGCCGGCGGATCGCGACGATCTCCGCGCCGCAGTCGATCCCCGCGGCCCGCGACCGCCTCGACGGCTTCCGCGCGGCGCTGGCCGCGGCCGGGGTGGACGATGTGCCCAGCGCCGAGGGGAACTTCACCCTCGACAGCGGTGCCGCGGCCATGGCGGAGTTGCTGGACTGCTGTCCGGACGTGGACGGCGTCTTCGCAGCGAACGATCTGATGGCCCAGGGCGCCTGCCAGGTACTGCGCGAGCGGGGCAGGCGGATCCCCGACGACGTGGCCGTCGTCGGCTTCGACGACTCGAGCGTGGCGACGACGTGCCGCCCGCCGCTGACCACGGTGCGCCAGCCGGTGGAGAAGATGGCCGGGGCGATGGCCCGGCTCCTGTCGGAGCACATCCAGGGCACGCGCACCCGGCCCGCGTCGGTGATCTTCGACGCCGAGCTGGTCGTGCGCGAGTCGGCCTGA
- a CDS encoding MFS transporter has translation MNSRQDEPVQAAAPLAPAAAVAPSTAVHRDGNVLRWLIAYTFSVVGDAAYFVALGWAAQKVAGPAQVGLVMAVGAIPRAILMLGGGVIADRFGPRRVVVSSDAVRAAVILAAAAALAFSTPGLWLLVALALVFGVVDALFMPAVGAMPPRLTGRDQLMRVQSLRNLVQRSGHIAGPPLAGFSMGLGGPAAAFAVTGVLFTLSLFLLVAVRLAPLPSEEQPAADSTARRDLIDGIVYLRHEPVVGPLVLSGLLSMIGCIPPMAVGVILLAEERGWGPSGGAWVNAALSVGVCTTSLLLVVRGRFPRAGHWHNITLLVASAGIGLIGVMPNLALAVAVALVSGLVSGLCGGLSMALMQANTALAFQGRVASVQALSAVGITPVMFPLFGLLVEGWGAGPTFLLFGCISMLGATVSTASRAVRHADLDFSKTAD, from the coding sequence GTGAACTCGCGTCAAGATGAACCCGTCCAGGCCGCGGCCCCGCTCGCCCCCGCCGCGGCCGTCGCCCCCTCCACAGCGGTGCACCGGGACGGCAACGTCCTGCGCTGGCTGATCGCCTACACCTTCTCCGTGGTCGGTGACGCCGCCTACTTCGTGGCGCTCGGCTGGGCGGCGCAGAAGGTGGCCGGACCGGCCCAGGTCGGCCTGGTCATGGCGGTCGGCGCGATACCCCGGGCGATCCTCATGCTGGGCGGCGGCGTGATCGCCGACCGGTTCGGCCCGCGCAGGGTGGTCGTCTCCTCCGACGCGGTCCGCGCTGCGGTGATCCTCGCGGCGGCCGCGGCTCTCGCGTTCAGCACCCCCGGCCTCTGGTTGCTCGTCGCGCTCGCGCTCGTCTTCGGCGTCGTGGACGCCCTGTTCATGCCGGCGGTCGGAGCCATGCCGCCGCGGCTCACCGGCCGCGATCAGCTGATGCGGGTGCAGAGCCTGCGCAATCTGGTGCAGCGGTCCGGCCACATCGCCGGCCCGCCGCTCGCCGGGTTCTCGATGGGGCTCGGCGGGCCTGCCGCCGCGTTCGCCGTGACCGGCGTCCTCTTCACCCTCTCGCTGTTCCTCCTGGTCGCGGTGCGACTCGCCCCGCTGCCGTCCGAGGAGCAGCCCGCCGCGGACTCCACCGCCCGCCGCGACCTGATCGACGGCATCGTCTACCTGCGCCACGAGCCCGTCGTCGGCCCGCTCGTCCTCTCCGGGCTGCTCTCGATGATCGGCTGCATCCCGCCGATGGCGGTCGGCGTCATCCTGCTCGCCGAGGAACGCGGGTGGGGCCCCTCCGGCGGTGCCTGGGTGAACGCCGCACTCAGCGTCGGCGTCTGCACGACCTCGCTCCTGCTCGTCGTGCGCGGCCGCTTCCCCCGGGCCGGCCACTGGCACAACATCACCCTGCTCGTCGCCTCCGCCGGCATCGGCCTGATCGGCGTGATGCCGAATCTCGCCCTCGCGGTCGCCGTGGCCCTCGTCTCCGGTCTGGTCTCCGGCCTCTGCGGCGGTCTGTCCATGGCTCTGATGCAGGCCAACACCGCCCTCGCCTTCCAGGGCCGGGTCGCCTCCGTCCAGGCACTCAGCGCGGTCGGCATCACCCCGGTGATGTTCCCGCTCTTCGGCCTCCTGGTGGAAGGGTGGGGCGCCGGTCCCACCTTTCTCCTCTTCGGCTGCATCAGCATGCTCGGCGCCACTGTCTCCACCGCCTCGCGCGCCGTCCGTCATGCCGACCTGGACTTCTCGAAGACCGCGGACTGA
- a CDS encoding FAD-binding oxidoreductase, which produces MERDDFDSLAARTEGPVMLPGQEGFDEERTGFNLAVRHRPAVIVGAARAEDVVAAVVFAAAHGLPVAVQGTGHGFSVAAEGGVLVTTRRMDEVRVDAAARSAYAAAGARFEQVIPEAARHGLAPLNGSAPHVGVVSYTLGGGLALLGRSHGWAADRVLAMDVVTADGRLRHVTADSEPDLYWALLGGRDNFGIVTGMEFGLVPVARLYGGGLFFDAERTPGILQAYRRWTATVPEEMNSSVALIPFPDDPQVPEPVRGRHVWHVRIACTGSAEAGERLVEPLRQAGSRLLENLRDMPYEQSAGIHDEPRVPMPWAADNAFLTDLDDAAIRTILRHTGPGAARPAIVELRHLGGALTRRPVHPNAVGHRDAGFVLAVLTPLTGDSAVDEHAFLDSMFKDLQPWTSGRFLNFMGHGDTADEERTRTAYTADDHRRLTALKADYDPRNAFRLNYNIRPCTPGDANGSDTS; this is translated from the coding sequence GTGGAGCGCGATGACTTCGATTCCTTGGCCGCCCGTACCGAGGGACCTGTGATGCTGCCCGGCCAGGAGGGTTTCGACGAGGAGCGGACCGGCTTCAACCTGGCCGTACGGCACCGTCCGGCGGTGATCGTCGGGGCGGCGCGGGCCGAGGACGTGGTGGCGGCCGTCGTCTTCGCCGCGGCGCACGGCCTGCCGGTAGCCGTGCAGGGCACCGGGCACGGGTTCTCGGTGGCCGCCGAGGGCGGGGTGCTGGTCACCACCCGGCGGATGGACGAGGTCCGTGTGGATGCGGCGGCCCGCAGTGCGTACGCCGCCGCCGGCGCCCGCTTCGAGCAGGTGATCCCGGAAGCTGCGCGGCACGGCCTGGCACCGCTCAACGGCTCCGCCCCGCACGTCGGCGTCGTCTCCTACACCCTGGGCGGAGGGCTCGCGCTGCTCGGTCGCAGCCACGGCTGGGCGGCCGACCGGGTGCTGGCCATGGACGTGGTGACCGCCGACGGACGGCTGCGTCACGTCACTGCGGACTCCGAGCCCGACCTGTACTGGGCGCTGCTCGGCGGGCGGGACAACTTCGGCATCGTCACCGGTATGGAGTTCGGCCTGGTCCCGGTGGCCCGGCTGTACGGCGGCGGGCTCTTCTTCGACGCCGAGCGGACCCCTGGGATCCTGCAGGCGTACCGGAGGTGGACGGCCACGGTGCCCGAGGAGATGAACTCGTCGGTGGCGCTGATTCCCTTCCCGGACGACCCGCAGGTGCCCGAGCCGGTGCGCGGACGCCACGTCTGGCACGTACGGATCGCCTGCACCGGCTCCGCCGAGGCCGGCGAGCGGCTGGTCGAACCGCTCCGGCAGGCCGGTTCCCGACTGCTGGAGAACCTGCGCGACATGCCCTACGAACAGAGCGCCGGCATCCACGACGAACCCCGGGTCCCGATGCCGTGGGCCGCCGACAACGCCTTCCTCACGGACCTCGACGACGCCGCGATCCGTACGATCCTGCGGCACACCGGCCCCGGCGCGGCCCGCCCGGCCATCGTCGAACTGCGCCACCTGGGCGGTGCGCTGACCCGCCGGCCGGTGCACCCGAACGCAGTCGGCCACCGCGACGCAGGCTTCGTCCTGGCGGTCCTCACTCCGTTGACGGGTGACTCCGCCGTCGACGAACACGCCTTCCTGGACAGTATGTTCAAGGACCTTCAGCCCTGGACCAGCGGCCGGTTCCTCAACTTCATGGGCCACGGCGACACCGCCGACGAGGAGCGGACCCGCACCGCCTACACCGCAGACGACCACAGGCGGCTGACCGCGCTCAAGGCCGACTACGACCCCCGGAACGCCTTCCGTCTCAACTACAACATCCGGCCGTGCACGCCCGGCGATGCCAACGGCTCGGACACCTCGTGA